A stretch of the Anaeromusa acidaminophila DSM 3853 genome encodes the following:
- a CDS encoding GspE/PulE family protein codes for MREGVLASMQFRPEKQKELAMLPVPQLVDALLQQALQERASDIHIEPATQGVRVRFRVDGMLREKEQLPLELQAAVISRIKLLSALDIAEKRLPQDGRWRVKDEKRDIDVRVSTLPVQGGEKAVLRILPFRGMQRNIETLGFSKVALQRYQLLYKKPQGIVLVCGPTGSGKTTTLYATLAELNRPESNLVSIEDPVEMQLAGMNQVQVNTKAGLTFATALRAILRQDPNIIMVGEIRDAETADAAVRAAMTGHLVFSTLHTNDAAGAIVRLLDLGVPPFLVATSLLGVVAQRLVRLVCPKCRQAYRPAEDTAEQMLLKDAPEGNRSFVKGCGCDACGQTGYRGRQAIYEVMPLTSRLRQLIQERAAAYEIEAMARQEGMHTMSEDGVAKAGAGLTSLAEVVRVVADMA; via the coding sequence GTGCGAGAGGGTGTTTTAGCATCGATGCAGTTTCGCCCTGAGAAGCAAAAAGAGTTGGCGATGCTGCCTGTACCTCAATTAGTCGATGCATTATTGCAGCAGGCTCTGCAGGAAAGGGCTAGTGATATTCATATTGAACCTGCGACGCAGGGCGTGCGAGTGCGCTTTCGAGTCGACGGCATGCTTCGCGAAAAGGAGCAGTTGCCCTTAGAACTACAGGCGGCGGTTATATCGCGCATCAAGTTGTTGAGCGCGCTTGATATTGCCGAAAAGCGCTTGCCTCAAGACGGACGCTGGCGGGTGAAGGACGAGAAGAGGGATATTGATGTGCGGGTATCAACCTTGCCTGTGCAGGGCGGAGAAAAAGCGGTGCTGCGAATTTTGCCGTTTCGTGGCATGCAGCGGAATATAGAAACCTTGGGGTTCAGCAAAGTGGCTTTGCAACGTTACCAACTGCTGTACAAAAAACCGCAAGGAATAGTGCTTGTTTGCGGACCGACCGGGAGCGGCAAGACAACCACCTTATATGCGACTTTGGCGGAATTGAATCGGCCAGAGAGCAATTTAGTGAGCATTGAGGACCCGGTAGAAATGCAGTTAGCGGGCATGAATCAAGTGCAGGTTAATACGAAAGCCGGACTTACTTTTGCTACGGCTTTGCGGGCGATTTTGAGGCAAGATCCCAATATTATCATGGTGGGTGAAATTCGTGACGCTGAAACGGCGGATGCAGCTGTGCGGGCTGCCATGACAGGCCATTTAGTTTTCAGTACGCTCCATACCAATGACGCCGCAGGGGCGATTGTGCGGCTGTTGGATTTGGGTGTTCCTCCGTTTTTGGTCGCAACTTCGCTTTTGGGAGTGGTAGCACAGCGTTTAGTTCGCCTTGTTTGCCCGAAGTGCCGGCAGGCCTATCGGCCGGCAGAAGATACAGCGGAACAGATGCTGCTTAAAGATGCGCCAGAAGGCAACAGATCCTTTGTAAAGGGCTGCGGTTGCGACGCTTGCGGTCAAACTGGCTATCGGGGACGGCAGGCGATTTACGAAGTGATGCCGCTGACATCACGGCTGCGCCAATTGATTCAAGAAAGAGCGGCTGCCTATGAAATCGAAGCGATGGCGAGGCAAGAAGGCATGCATACCATGAGTGAGGATGGAGTTGCCAAGGCCGGAGCCGGCTTGACTTCCTTAGCGGAAGTGGTGCGTGTGGTTGCCGATATGGCGTGA
- a CDS encoding YifB family Mg chelatase-like AAA ATPase, producing the protein MYAQTFGCATCGIEGVPITVEVDLSNGLPAFEIVGLADTAVREARERVRAAVRNAGFEFPARRITANLAPADMRKEGAALDLPLALGLLAGTGQLQPDDIRGIVSMGELSLEGLVRPVPGVLAMVDACRKAGIQTVYVPQENLQEAALVTGVQAFGVTSLQALMEHLQKKKLLMPADAVEMAQTMSPVSSGGDFAEVQGQQGAKRALEIAAAGKHNVLLSGPPGTGKTMLARRLPSILPTLTAAEALEVTRIYSIAGLLPREAGLVQQRPFRQPHHTISMAGLVGGGSVPRPGEITLSHRGVLFLDELPEFSRQVLEVLRQPLEEGHVSIARAQGTYNFPASFLLIAARNPCPCGWFGSQGPHICNCSDGEIRRYQKRLSGPLLDRIDLRVEVAPLSYGEMKSSVKTESSACIRQRVERARARQKERFGAGGALVNAAMTHSQILQYCHLSTEAERLLAQAFQKLGMSARSHDRLLKVARTIADLDSSEGIEVQHIAEAVQLRGGEDVEGL; encoded by the coding sequence TTGTACGCGCAAACTTTTGGTTGCGCCACCTGCGGTATTGAAGGCGTGCCCATTACCGTCGAGGTGGATTTATCGAATGGGCTGCCTGCCTTTGAAATTGTCGGTTTGGCGGACACGGCGGTACGGGAGGCCCGAGAGAGGGTGCGGGCGGCGGTGCGAAACGCCGGCTTTGAATTTCCGGCACGTCGAATTACGGCCAATTTAGCGCCTGCGGATATGCGTAAAGAAGGGGCTGCATTGGACTTGCCCCTGGCGTTAGGTCTTTTAGCGGGAACCGGGCAGTTGCAACCGGACGATATCCGCGGCATTGTTTCGATGGGCGAGCTGTCCCTTGAGGGCTTGGTGCGTCCTGTTCCTGGCGTGTTGGCTATGGTTGACGCCTGCCGCAAAGCGGGAATCCAGACCGTATACGTGCCGCAGGAAAACCTGCAGGAGGCGGCGCTGGTAACCGGCGTACAGGCCTTTGGCGTAACCTCGTTGCAGGCTTTAATGGAGCATTTGCAAAAGAAAAAGCTGTTGATGCCGGCAGATGCAGTAGAGATGGCTCAAACTATGTCGCCTGTGTCGTCTGGAGGGGATTTTGCCGAGGTGCAAGGGCAGCAGGGTGCGAAACGCGCGTTAGAGATTGCGGCTGCCGGTAAACACAACGTGCTTCTAAGCGGACCTCCAGGAACCGGCAAAACCATGTTGGCGCGGCGGCTTCCTTCTATTTTGCCGACTCTCACGGCCGCGGAGGCGTTGGAAGTAACTCGTATTTATAGTATTGCAGGCCTTTTGCCCCGCGAAGCGGGTCTTGTGCAACAGCGCCCATTCAGACAGCCTCATCATACGATTTCTATGGCTGGCTTGGTAGGTGGCGGATCTGTGCCGCGTCCGGGAGAAATTACCCTAAGTCATCGAGGCGTACTATTTCTTGACGAACTGCCTGAGTTTTCGCGTCAGGTGCTGGAGGTATTGCGTCAGCCCTTGGAAGAGGGGCATGTTTCCATCGCTAGAGCTCAGGGGACTTACAACTTCCCGGCCTCTTTTTTGTTGATCGCTGCCAGAAATCCCTGTCCTTGCGGCTGGTTCGGCTCACAAGGACCTCATATCTGCAATTGCAGTGACGGGGAAATTCGGCGTTATCAAAAGCGTCTTTCCGGCCCCTTGCTGGATCGCATTGATCTGCGTGTAGAGGTGGCGCCGCTTTCCTATGGGGAAATGAAGAGCAGTGTAAAAACAGAAAGCTCGGCTTGCATACGCCAGCGAGTAGAGAGGGCCAGAGCGCGGCAAAAAGAACGTTTTGGAGCTGGCGGGGCGCTAGTAAACGCAGCGATGACGCACAGCCAAATTTTGCAGTATTGTCATTTGAGTACCGAAGCGGAGCGCTTATTAGCGCAAGCTTTTCAAAAACTGGGGATGAGCGCCCGTTCTCATGATCGCCTGCTAAAAGTAGCTCGAACTATTGCTGATTTGGATTCCAGCGAAGGCATTGAGGTGCAGCATATCGCCGAAGCGGTGCAATTGCGAGGCGGCGAAGACGTGGAAGGCTTGTAA
- a CDS encoding EscU/YscU/HrcU family type III secretion system export apparatus switch protein, producing the protein MNGKKSEEELKKEAIQKRQAIAMRYEADVTTAPKVVAKGAGYLAEQILDTARRHGVPVYQNKTLTAMLMAVHLDREIPPELYQAVAEVLAYVYRVDQRLGRRRA; encoded by the coding sequence ATGAATGGCAAAAAAAGCGAAGAAGAACTGAAAAAAGAGGCGATTCAAAAACGCCAAGCCATTGCTATGCGCTACGAAGCCGACGTTACGACAGCGCCAAAAGTGGTTGCTAAAGGAGCCGGCTACTTGGCCGAGCAGATTTTGGATACCGCTCGTCGTCATGGCGTGCCGGTGTATCAGAATAAAACACTGACGGCGATGCTGATGGCTGTTCATTTGGACCGGGAAATTCCTCCTGAATTATATCAGGCAGTGGCTGAAGTATTAGCATATGTTTATCGCGTCGACCAGCGCCTTGGTCGGCGGAGGGCGTGA
- a CDS encoding SIMPL domain-containing protein — MSKIIKTFCSLALFVALLGPTALAAEVPSATEVQVSGVYQEEISPDVVYINLGTLTEADTVGAAQSKNAEISSHVQQQLERIGIKTEHIKTSQYTVTPLYKNDDSRHNYVIKGYQVTNSITVTTTPDKAGEAIDIALAAGCNQVNHLQFGKKDDDAVKNAALAQAVRNGLNKANAIASALNKRVVRIKTITESGISVQNPDSTNQMYRMKALAEAAPPTPISAGLLKLNATVHLVVELD, encoded by the coding sequence ATGTCAAAAATAATTAAAACGTTCTGTTCCCTCGCTTTGTTTGTCGCGTTGCTTGGTCCCACCGCATTGGCTGCAGAAGTCCCTTCAGCCACAGAAGTTCAGGTAAGCGGCGTCTACCAGGAGGAAATCTCACCGGATGTCGTCTACATCAACTTAGGCACCTTGACTGAAGCCGACACCGTAGGTGCAGCCCAGAGCAAAAACGCGGAAATATCCTCCCATGTCCAGCAACAGCTAGAACGCATCGGCATCAAGACAGAGCATATAAAAACCTCCCAATACACCGTAACCCCGCTCTACAAAAATGATGACAGCCGTCACAACTATGTAATAAAGGGATACCAGGTCACAAACAGCATCACCGTAACCACTACGCCGGACAAAGCGGGCGAGGCAATCGACATAGCTCTTGCTGCCGGCTGCAATCAAGTAAATCATCTGCAATTCGGCAAGAAAGATGATGACGCTGTAAAAAACGCTGCTCTGGCGCAGGCCGTACGCAATGGTCTCAATAAAGCCAATGCCATTGCCTCTGCCTTGAACAAGCGCGTTGTCCGAATTAAAACCATCACGGAAAGCGGCATCAGCGTCCAAAATCCTGACTCAACCAACCAGATGTACCGAATGAAAGCCCTGGCTGAAGCGGCTCCGCCTACTCCAATCTCCGCAGGTTTGCTAAAACTAAATGCCACCGTTCATCTGGTGGTCGAATTGGACTAA
- a CDS encoding PTS sugar transporter subunit IIA, whose protein sequence is MFSFLQRNAKSFQLHAPAPGNVLPLANVPDAAFAGNLLGEGFAVEPEGHQIFSPCDGLIALIAPTKHAIALTTENGLEILIHVGLDTVELNGEGFEIHVQVDQKVSKGDLLLSFDPRVLAAHNKSSITPVVVTNSASKVQKAVFSANANAKAPCCLTLK, encoded by the coding sequence ATGTTTTCTTTCTTGCAACGCAATGCCAAATCGTTTCAGTTGCATGCCCCGGCTCCGGGCAACGTACTTCCCTTAGCCAATGTTCCTGATGCCGCTTTTGCCGGAAATCTTCTTGGTGAAGGTTTCGCCGTCGAACCGGAAGGACATCAAATTTTTTCGCCTTGCGACGGCTTGATCGCCTTGATTGCCCCGACCAAGCACGCGATCGCACTCACAACGGAAAACGGTCTGGAAATTCTCATCCATGTCGGTTTAGATACAGTGGAGCTTAATGGCGAAGGTTTTGAAATCCATGTGCAAGTCGATCAAAAAGTTAGCAAAGGAGACTTACTTCTCTCCTTCGATCCCCGCGTGCTGGCAGCGCATAATAAATCTTCTATTACACCGGTTGTAGTTACCAACAGCGCCAGCAAGGTACAAAAAGCTGTTTTTTCCGCCAACGCTAATGCGAAAGCGCCTTGCTGCCTGACATTAAAATAA
- a CDS encoding YraN family protein, which yields MARHLAFGLSGEECAANWLVKEGYIILERRFRCQMGEIDIIARLGRVIIFIEVKARRSTEYGSPAEAVTWGKQRKLLRTAQLWLQQKGLTDAVCRMDVIEVLQQEEAPKIHHIPNAFGM from the coding sequence ATGGCCCGGCATTTGGCCTTTGGTTTATCAGGCGAAGAATGTGCTGCTAATTGGCTTGTCAAAGAAGGCTATATCATTTTAGAACGACGCTTTCGTTGTCAGATGGGGGAAATCGATATTATCGCTCGCCTGGGCCGCGTCATTATTTTTATCGAAGTGAAAGCAAGACGCAGTACAGAATATGGCAGTCCGGCAGAAGCCGTTACCTGGGGAAAACAACGGAAATTGCTGCGTACAGCGCAGTTATGGCTGCAGCAAAAAGGATTGACCGACGCAGTCTGCCGTATGGATGTAATTGAAGTACTGCAGCAAGAAGAAGCTCCAAAGATTCATCATATACCCAATGCTTTTGGCATGTAA
- the aroE gene encoding shikimate dehydrogenase: MTTITGHTKLYGLLGWPVGHTASPAMQNAAFAAMQIDAAYVPLAVEPAKIANAINSLVTLGFAGANVTVPHKVEIMSFVDELDEMARRIGAVNTLVFQEGRAKGYNTDAPGFAASLARRQVAVRGRRVVLLGAGGAARAVAAGLAEAGAASIAVAARRPEQADWLEAATGKAGSAVALGAAAEVGTLLEECDLLVQCTSLGMAGKSLGQCPEISWDRLKKDAVCCDIVYRPLQTAFLREAARRGHRTVTGEGMLAEQGALAFELWTGQAAPREVFYAKLHDFLQESGPG; encoded by the coding sequence ATGACAACGATAACAGGTCATACGAAATTATACGGGCTTCTTGGCTGGCCAGTGGGGCATACAGCTTCCCCGGCTATGCAAAATGCTGCTTTTGCAGCGATGCAAATTGATGCCGCCTATGTTCCTTTGGCGGTGGAGCCGGCTAAGATTGCCAATGCTATAAATTCCTTAGTCACCTTAGGTTTTGCCGGGGCGAACGTTACGGTGCCTCACAAGGTGGAGATCATGTCCTTTGTGGATGAACTAGACGAAATGGCCCGGCGCATTGGCGCTGTGAATACCCTTGTGTTTCAAGAAGGGCGTGCCAAAGGGTATAATACTGATGCTCCGGGGTTTGCGGCATCTTTGGCAAGAAGACAGGTGGCGGTTAGAGGACGGCGAGTAGTGCTGCTCGGCGCAGGCGGTGCGGCGAGGGCGGTTGCGGCCGGACTGGCGGAGGCTGGCGCCGCAAGTATAGCGGTGGCGGCCCGGCGGCCGGAGCAGGCAGATTGGTTGGAAGCGGCCACTGGTAAGGCAGGGAGCGCGGTGGCTCTTGGCGCAGCGGCTGAAGTCGGAACGCTGCTGGAAGAATGTGATTTGCTTGTGCAATGCACTTCTTTGGGAATGGCTGGCAAATCGCTGGGGCAGTGTCCTGAGATTTCCTGGGATCGCCTAAAGAAGGACGCTGTTTGCTGTGATATTGTCTATCGGCCTTTGCAGACGGCTTTCTTGCGGGAAGCGGCTAGACGAGGACATAGGACGGTGACCGGCGAAGGCATGCTGGCAGAGCAGGGAGCGTTAGCTTTTGAGCTGTGGACAGGACAAGCGGCGCCGCGTGAGGTGTTTTACGCTAAACTGCATGATTTTTTGCAGGAGTCTGGGCCGGGTTAG
- the pfkA gene encoding 6-phosphofructokinase, with protein sequence MLKKIAVMTSGGDSPGMNAAIRSVVRVALHEGAEVWGIYNGYAGMLAGEMEQLTSRSVGDIIQRGGTFLGTARCEEFHTEAGQRKAIENVRQQGIEGLVVIGGNGSLTGAMKLAEMGLPVVGLPGSIDNDIWGTDYSIGFDTAINTVVDAINKLRDTASAHRRVIVVEVMGRKSGWIAMTTGLAGGAEHILIPEMEYDLQDICKQLVASRDSGKKYSIIVVAEGAGSAMEIGKVIAEKTNFETRVSILGHIQRGGSPTAMDRLLASALAEKAVLALLQGLSNIMFGYRTGTICSVSLKDAVTCQKTIEPSLFRLSTVLS encoded by the coding sequence ATGCTCAAAAAGATTGCAGTGATGACTAGTGGCGGCGATTCGCCGGGCATGAATGCAGCTATTCGTTCTGTGGTGCGTGTAGCGCTTCATGAAGGAGCGGAAGTTTGGGGCATTTATAATGGCTATGCCGGGATGCTGGCGGGCGAAATGGAACAGCTGACATCCCGTTCCGTAGGGGATATTATTCAAAGAGGCGGTACGTTTTTGGGTACGGCTCGCTGTGAAGAGTTTCATACCGAAGCAGGACAGCGAAAAGCGATAGAAAATGTACGCCAACAAGGGATTGAAGGTTTGGTGGTTATTGGCGGCAACGGCTCTTTAACTGGCGCGATGAAGCTGGCGGAAATGGGGCTGCCTGTAGTTGGTCTTCCGGGCAGTATTGACAACGATATTTGGGGTACCGATTATTCGATCGGCTTTGACACGGCTATTAATACGGTGGTGGATGCGATTAACAAACTGAGAGATACGGCTTCAGCGCATCGCCGCGTCATTGTTGTGGAGGTAATGGGGCGTAAATCCGGTTGGATTGCGATGACTACCGGTTTGGCCGGCGGGGCGGAACATATTTTAATTCCAGAAATGGAGTATGATCTTCAGGACATATGCAAGCAGCTTGTCGCCTCTCGGGATAGCGGTAAAAAGTATAGTATTATTGTTGTTGCAGAAGGTGCTGGGAGCGCGATGGAAATTGGCAAAGTTATTGCAGAGAAGACAAATTTTGAGACAAGGGTGTCCATTTTGGGGCATATTCAACGTGGAGGATCTCCTACGGCTATGGATCGGCTGCTGGCGAGCGCTTTGGCTGAAAAGGCTGTGTTGGCGCTTTTGCAGGGACTCTCTAATATTATGTTTGGCTATCGTACGGGAACGATCTGTTCCGTCTCGCTGAAAGATGCGGTAACGTGCCAAAAAACAATAGAACCTTCCTTGTTTCGTCTTTCAACGGTGCTTTCTTGA
- a CDS encoding sensor domain-containing diguanylate cyclase → MKFSPLDYQQYKLIVESSPNMIWRAGTDKLCNYFNKTWLEFTGRTMDQELGNGWLSNVHPDDIKDCADIYSSAFDLRQRFEMDYRLRRHDGEYRWINDRGVPYYSQGVFCGYIGSCMDVTEKFEGQKLKEQAQQDGLCKICNRHYSDLLIQKQFDRAQRTNAPFSILMIDLDNFKAVNDHLGHQAGDLVLQQVAAILTASTRSQDIVGRYGGEEFIVALSDVTPTIAWDISERIRTSIANNSFHVKQDHADAHLSITASLGLSHLKAGDTVTTLVLRADQSLYLAKASGKNCVKSLS, encoded by the coding sequence GTGAAGTTTTCTCCCCTTGATTATCAGCAGTATAAGCTCATTGTCGAATCTTCGCCAAATATGATTTGGCGTGCAGGTACCGATAAGCTTTGCAATTACTTTAATAAGACATGGTTAGAGTTTACTGGCCGTACGATGGACCAGGAACTTGGAAATGGCTGGCTTAGCAATGTTCATCCTGATGACATAAAGGACTGCGCTGATATCTATTCTTCTGCTTTTGATTTAAGACAGCGCTTTGAAATGGACTACCGTTTGCGACGTCATGACGGAGAATACCGTTGGATTAACGACCGCGGTGTTCCTTATTATTCACAGGGTGTTTTTTGCGGCTATATCGGCAGTTGCATGGATGTCACCGAAAAATTCGAAGGCCAAAAATTGAAAGAACAAGCCCAACAGGACGGCCTTTGCAAAATCTGCAATCGTCACTATTCGGATCTGTTAATCCAAAAACAGTTTGACCGTGCACAACGCACTAACGCTCCTTTTTCAATATTAATGATTGATCTGGATAATTTTAAGGCGGTCAACGATCATCTTGGCCATCAAGCTGGCGACCTGGTTCTTCAGCAAGTTGCTGCAATCCTAACTGCTTCAACCCGCTCGCAAGATATTGTTGGTCGTTATGGCGGCGAAGAATTTATTGTTGCCTTATCCGACGTAACCCCAACTATAGCTTGGGATATTTCAGAACGAATCCGCACCTCTATCGCCAATAACTCCTTTCATGTCAAACAAGACCATGCAGACGCTCATCTCAGCATAACCGCAAGCTTGGGCCTTAGTCACCTAAAAGCTGGAGATACTGTCACAACGCTAGTTCTCCGAGCTGATCAAAGTTTATACTTGGCCAAGGCAAGCGGAAAAAACTGCGTTAAGTCTCTTAGTTAA
- the nagA gene encoding N-acetylglucosamine-6-phosphate deacetylase encodes MQAIVNGRLVTTDSILSQWALVFHHSRIVTLLPQANLPSDMPCIDAAGLYVSSGWIDAHIHGCGGCDVMDALPKSLDTISLLLASQGVTSFLPTTMTMDWQQIEAALQSLNQASWPGACSLGCHLEGPFLSAARQGAQAPQHLRPLDFSLLTPYLKQLRLITIAPEEPGGLEFISRCCDAGLSVSIGHSNATYEEACQAFAAGASHLTHTFNALPPLHHRQPGAIAAALDLEHVYCEIIADNLHVHPAMQRLLLRQKGVDRLLLVSDSMRAALLDEGRYDLGGQAVNVSDGAARLDNGTLAGSITSLPQELRNFQAATTLSLPALLRTVTSTAAQSVGAFAIKGSLHPGKDADFVLFHDDFTVETTYVAGRSVFHRKIDCCAPQPN; translated from the coding sequence ATGCAAGCCATAGTTAATGGCCGCCTGGTCACCACCGATTCCATACTCTCTCAGTGGGCCTTAGTATTCCATCATTCCCGTATTGTAACTCTCCTGCCGCAGGCAAACCTGCCTTCTGATATGCCTTGCATTGACGCCGCAGGACTTTATGTTTCTTCGGGCTGGATTGACGCCCATATTCATGGGTGCGGCGGTTGCGACGTAATGGACGCTTTGCCGAAATCCTTAGATACCATCAGCCTTCTGCTGGCATCTCAGGGAGTTACCTCGTTTTTACCCACCACTATGACTATGGATTGGCAGCAAATTGAAGCCGCTCTGCAAAGTTTGAATCAAGCCTCCTGGCCAGGCGCCTGCTCGTTAGGGTGTCACCTGGAAGGACCTTTCCTCAGTGCTGCACGGCAAGGAGCACAAGCGCCGCAGCATCTGCGACCTTTGGATTTCTCTCTGCTTACGCCTTATCTAAAGCAGCTACGCCTCATTACTATAGCTCCAGAAGAGCCCGGCGGCTTGGAATTCATTTCCCGCTGCTGCGACGCCGGTCTCAGCGTTTCTATTGGTCATAGCAACGCAACCTATGAGGAAGCATGCCAAGCCTTCGCGGCCGGAGCCTCTCATCTCACACATACTTTCAACGCTTTGCCGCCCCTGCATCATCGTCAGCCGGGCGCCATAGCGGCTGCGTTAGACCTCGAACATGTATATTGCGAAATTATCGCTGATAATCTCCATGTCCACCCAGCTATGCAGCGTCTTCTCCTTCGCCAAAAAGGCGTAGACCGCCTGCTGCTTGTAAGCGATTCTATGCGAGCCGCCTTACTTGACGAAGGCCGCTATGATTTGGGCGGACAAGCAGTCAATGTAAGCGACGGCGCTGCGCGCTTGGATAATGGCACTCTTGCCGGCAGTATTACTTCTTTGCCCCAAGAGCTGCGAAATTTCCAAGCGGCGACCACACTCTCTTTACCAGCCTTACTGCGCACCGTAACCAGCACCGCCGCACAAAGCGTCGGCGCATTCGCAATCAAAGGCAGTTTACACCCTGGTAAAGATGCCGATTTTGTTCTCTTTCATGATGATTTTACCGTTGAAACAACCTATGTAGCTGGCCGCAGCGTCTTCCATCGAAAAATCGATTGTTGCGCACCTCAGCCTAACTAA
- a CDS encoding GGDEF domain-containing protein, which yields MRYWIEIWCKRILVALVWGLVLLGSQASANPVEKHILILNGFSPEVTAVEEFNSGLKREFQRQPDYIASYSYEYLDITRFNQEGYLEECARHFQVNYEKQKPDLIVAEDTVAQFLGDYAQQIFPDVPIVALQPREPQATAANITWVGDARDDLRRNIELILQLKPSTKRIVIIAGDSILEREAIEAFLPLASQYEGQAELVFTNKLSREAMVAEVEESGEDSAILFLSCLVDITGQRYASEQVLKELYQVAKGPIYTSDSSLLGQGAVGGYQRNWIAAGEEAARAGVAVLKGEEYLPEEPLLNTYAFDGRELKKWHIDKALLPADSVVQYKEPSFWERYEGWLFSGGAILFASVFILYLLFKHSRRNAAEEKIKQINRMLEKKIQERTVELQKMEAELARFKIAQEAVKENSAEVNYELDFAAKTDQLTGIYNRRYILKRIEEELAQFSQGACTFSLALADVDFFKKVNDEYGHEVGDKVLLMVAGMLKSSLRKQDVVARWGGEKFLILLPETTSEQAQQLLEGVREQIAQTGLWDEGRNIQVTVTLGIAAMQKGETIDAVMNYADIALYRGKKNGRNCVVVNNGTMKDF from the coding sequence ATGAGATATTGGATAGAGATATGGTGTAAAAGAATTTTGGTAGCATTGGTCTGGGGATTGGTGCTGCTTGGGAGTCAAGCTTCTGCTAATCCTGTAGAAAAGCATATTTTGATTTTAAATGGATTTTCCCCTGAGGTTACTGCGGTAGAAGAGTTTAATAGCGGTTTAAAAAGAGAATTTCAACGGCAGCCGGACTATATTGCTTCATATTCTTATGAGTATCTTGATATAACACGCTTTAATCAAGAGGGATATTTAGAAGAATGCGCCAGACATTTTCAAGTGAACTATGAAAAACAAAAACCGGATCTGATTGTCGCTGAAGATACAGTAGCACAATTCTTGGGGGACTATGCGCAGCAGATATTTCCTGACGTACCTATTGTCGCTTTGCAACCGCGCGAACCCCAAGCGACAGCAGCCAATATAACCTGGGTAGGTGATGCTCGAGACGACCTGAGGAGAAATATCGAACTCATTTTGCAATTAAAGCCTTCTACGAAAAGGATCGTGATTATTGCTGGAGATTCGATTTTGGAACGTGAGGCTATTGAAGCGTTTTTGCCCTTGGCGAGTCAATATGAAGGTCAGGCGGAGCTGGTATTTACCAATAAGCTATCTCGAGAAGCTATGGTGGCTGAAGTAGAAGAGAGCGGCGAAGATAGCGCGATATTATTTTTGAGCTGTCTTGTGGATATAACGGGGCAACGCTACGCTTCGGAGCAGGTGTTAAAGGAACTATATCAAGTAGCTAAGGGGCCGATCTATACAAGCGATTCCTCACTTCTCGGGCAAGGAGCGGTAGGCGGATATCAGCGAAACTGGATTGCCGCGGGGGAAGAAGCGGCCCGAGCAGGCGTGGCGGTTCTTAAAGGTGAAGAATATCTGCCAGAGGAACCTTTGTTGAACACGTATGCCTTTGATGGGCGGGAATTAAAAAAATGGCATATTGATAAAGCTCTTTTACCGGCAGATAGTGTGGTACAATATAAAGAGCCATCGTTCTGGGAACGTTATGAAGGTTGGCTCTTTAGCGGTGGAGCCATTCTTTTCGCAAGTGTTTTTATCTTATACCTGTTGTTTAAGCATTCACGGAGAAACGCGGCGGAAGAAAAAATTAAACAGATAAACCGAATGCTGGAGAAAAAAATTCAAGAGAGAACCGTGGAACTGCAAAAGATGGAAGCCGAATTAGCGCGTTTCAAAATAGCGCAGGAAGCGGTCAAGGAAAATAGCGCCGAAGTTAACTATGAACTGGATTTTGCCGCGAAGACGGACCAACTCACGGGAATTTATAACCGACGCTATATTCTAAAACGAATTGAAGAAGAGTTAGCACAGTTTTCACAAGGAGCTTGCACTTTTTCCTTAGCCCTTGCAGATGTTGACTTTTTCAAAAAAGTCAACGACGAATATGGTCATGAGGTAGGAGATAAGGTTCTTTTAATGGTTGCCGGTATGTTGAAAAGCTCTCTTAGAAAACAGGATGTTGTTGCTAGATGGGGCGGGGAAAAATTCTTGATCTTGCTGCCTGAAACTACTAGCGAGCAGGCGCAGCAGCTGCTAGAGGGCGTACGTGAACAAATCGCTCAAACTGGATTGTGGGATGAAGGGCGCAATATACAGGTTACAGTGACCTTAGGGATTGCAGCGATGCAGAAAGGAGAAACGATTGATGCAGTCATGAATTACGCGGATATTGCGTTGTATAGAGGAAAGAAAAATGGTCGAAATTGTGTAGTTGTAAATAATGGAACAATGAAAGATTTTTAA